TTATATCTTAACATTCAACTTGACCGTCAAGTCGCCCCTCGCCTATTCGACCGGACCACCCGGACCGTCGTTCTCCAGCGAGACCCTTCATGATCCCCAAGGCCCTTCTGCTCGCCCTCTGCGCCGGCGCCTCTTCGCTCGCATTCGCAGACATGGCCGACGCGCAGGAACGCGCCGACGAGGTCGAGGGCGTGGTGGTCACCGGTTCGCGCGCGGCCAGCGCCAGCATCAACGGCGTCGTCATCGACCCCATGCGCCTGCCGCAGAGCGTGCGGGTTCTGGACGAGACGCTGATCGCCGACACCGGCGTGACCAACCTGTCGGATCTTTTCGACTTCGCCGGTGGCATGGCGCGCCAGAACAGCTTCGGCGGCGCCTGGGACGCCTACGCGATCCGCGGCTTCTCGGGCGACATCAACCAGGGCCCGGACCTGCTGGTGAATCGCTTCACCGCCAATCGCGGCTTCAACGCCCGCAGGGACGTGGCCACGGTGGAGCGTTTCCAGGTGCTGAAAGGCCCCGCCTCAGCCCTCTCAGGCAAGGGAGAGCCGGGCGGTTCGATCAACATCGTGACCAAGGCGCCGACCCAGACCGCCCAAGGTTCGGGCGAACTCTCCTACGGCAGCTTCGACGCCAAGCGCATCATGGGAGACCTCAGTGGCCCGCTCGGCGGCGGCGTCTCGGCGCGCATGATCGCCGTCTATCAGGACACCGACGGCTGGCGCGATCACGTCGGCAGCGACCGCCTGCTGCTGGCGCCCTCGCTGGCCTGGACGCCGTCTGACGACCTGCGCCTGCTCTATCAGTTGGAGGCCAACACCGTTCACTTCGTGCACGACCGAGGCCTGGTGGCGGTGGGCGGTAACGGCAAGGCGCTGCCGCGCGAGCGGTTCCTCGGCGAACCCAACGACGGCAAGATCACCCAGAAGACGATCCAGCACCAGCTGACCACGACCTACAACTTCAGCCCCAGCGTCGCGGTGGAAGCCGGCGTCCAGTATCGCGACGGCTCGTTCAGGGGCCAGTCCACCCACAACAGTGTCCTGGTGGGAACCCAGCTTCGTCGCCAGCTTCGCATCCACGACTACACCTGGAACGATCTGTCCGGCCGGATCGAGGTGAGCTTCGACGGCAAGCTCGGGGGCCTTGAGCATCAGTTGCGCGCCGGCGCCGACGCCTTCACCTATGAACAGCGGCGGGTGTTCTATCGTTTCAGCCCGACAGCCGCGACGCCCTATGCGATCGACATCTTCAAGCCGGTCTACGGCCAGCCCAAGCCTGTCGCGGCGCTGAACCAGAACCTGCTGGAGGAACTACGCGGCCAGAGCCTGTACCTGCAGGATCTGGTGACGCTGAACAGCCAGTTCACCCTGCTGGTCGGCGTGCGCCAGGACTGGATCCGCCAGACCAACACCAACCATCGCAACAACACCGTCACCCGGCAGTCACCGTCGCAGGCCTCGCCCCGCGCGGCCCTGACCTGGGCGCCCAGCGAGACCTTCTCGGCCTATGTCAGCTGGGGACGTTCGTTCCGCTACAATCAGGGCGCCGACGCTGCGGGCGGAGCCTTCCCGCCGGAAAAGGGCGAATCCTGGGAAGCCGGGGTGAAATGGGATCTGGCCAGCCGCCTGACCGGCACGGCCTCGCTTTTCCGCATCGACAAGGAGAACATCCTCGTCAACGACCCGGCCAATGGCGGCTTCTTCATCCCTGTCGGCGCCGCCCGCAGCCAAGGCCTGGAGGTCGAGGCCAATCTGCGTCTGCCCGCAGGGATCACCGCCACGGCCGTCTATGCCTATACCGACACCGAGGTCACCCGCGACACGCGCGCCAACCTGGTCGGGAGCCATCTCAGCAACATCCCGCTGCACTCGGGCGGGCTCTACGCCAACTGGCGTTCGCGGGGCGACGCTCCGGGATCGGTCACGCTGGGCGGCGGGGTGGTCTATGTCGGCACGCGCGCGGGCGACGACGCCAACACAGGCTTCAAGCTGCCCGACTACGTCACGATACGCGCCAATCTCGCCTATCAGATCTCCAAGGCGGTCTCGCTGCACCTCGATGTCGAAAACCTGTTCGACGCCAACTATCTGGAAAGCTCATACAGCGACGTCTGGATCACGCCCGGCGCGCCCCGCACGGTCACCGGCAAGCTGCGGGTCAGCTTCTAGGCCCGAACTCCGCCGTCAGATGATGGTCATGCCGCCATCGACGACAATGATCTGACCGGTGATGTGGCCGCCCGCGTCGGAGGCCAGCAGAAGGGCGGGACCCATCAGGTCGGTGTCGCCGCCCAGCTTGCCGAGCGGCGTCTGGCGCAGCATCTCCTCGCCGTGCTGACCCAAGGTCGCCATCGTCATCTTCGATGGGAAATAGCCTGGCGCCACGGCGTTGACCCGGATGTTCTTGGGTCCCCACTCAGCGGCCAGGGCCCGCGTCATGTTGATGACCGCGCCCTTGGCGGTGTTGTAGGCGATCGTGCCCAGTTGGGTGTGGTGATGGCCCTGCAAGCCTTCGATCGAGGCCAGATTGACCACCGCTCCCTTGCCCTGCTTCAGGAACGCCTCGCGTGCGACCGCCTGGGTTAGCAGGAAAAGGCCAGTGACGTTGAGGTCCATGACCTTGTTCCAGCCTTCCAGCGGATAGTCTTCGGCCGCCGCCCCCCAGGCCGCGCCGGCGTTATTGACCAGAATATCGATTCGGCCAAAGCGCTCCAGCACGCGAGCCGTCACGGTCTGCGCGGCGTCCGGCAGCCCGAGGTCAGCGGCGAAGCCAACAGCGGTGCGGCCCTCGGCGGTCAGGCTTTCGACCGCGGCGTCCAATTCGTTCTGTTTGCGAGCCACCAGCGCCACGGTCGCCCCGTACTCGGCCAGGGCGCGGGCGATCTGCAGTCCCAGCCCCCGTGAACCTCCCGTCACGATCGCCACGCGACCGCTCAGATCGAACAGTTGGCTCAGGACTCCGGTCATGTCCGCTCTCCGAAGATCAGGCGACGATGCTGCTTTGCAGTTCCCGCCTAATAGCCTCCCCTTACGGAGGTCAACGGCGCCCGAACGGCGAGCAGTTGCGCCGGGCAAAAGAAAAGCCCGGCGACGAGGCCGGGCTGAAACAAGTAGGGAGGAAACGCCCTGGGAAAGGGCAGAGGCTGCTCGCCTCACGTTGGTGATCTATGTTCACTCAAGCGGGCTTCAAGGGGCCAAATGAAAAAAACTTGGCCGCCGTCGCGCTTGGCTTGCCACGGCCGTGTGATAATGAGCGCGCTTGACGAGTGAGGGCCTGCGCCCGAAGCGAGCGCCAAGCCCCATGTCTGATCCGAACGATCCCCAAGACGACGTCCCCGCCGCGCCCGCGCCCAAGCCGCGCCGGCCGCGCAAGCCGCGCGCCCAGACGGTGATGACCGAAGCGGCCGGGCTGGACCCGGCCTCGCCTGAGCCTGCGCCCCCCAAACCCCGCC
The DNA window shown above is from Caulobacter sp. FWC26 and carries:
- a CDS encoding SDR family oxidoreductase, which produces MTGVLSQLFDLSGRVAIVTGGSRGLGLQIARALAEYGATVALVARKQNELDAAVESLTAEGRTAVGFAADLGLPDAAQTVTARVLERFGRIDILVNNAGAAWGAAAEDYPLEGWNKVMDLNVTGLFLLTQAVAREAFLKQGKGAVVNLASIEGLQGHHHTQLGTIAYNTAKGAVINMTRALAAEWGPKNIRVNAVAPGYFPSKMTMATLGQHGEEMLRQTPLGKLGGDTDLMGPALLLASDAGGHITGQIIVVDGGMTII
- a CDS encoding TonB-dependent siderophore receptor, which encodes MIPKALLLALCAGASSLAFADMADAQERADEVEGVVVTGSRAASASINGVVIDPMRLPQSVRVLDETLIADTGVTNLSDLFDFAGGMARQNSFGGAWDAYAIRGFSGDINQGPDLLVNRFTANRGFNARRDVATVERFQVLKGPASALSGKGEPGGSINIVTKAPTQTAQGSGELSYGSFDAKRIMGDLSGPLGGGVSARMIAVYQDTDGWRDHVGSDRLLLAPSLAWTPSDDLRLLYQLEANTVHFVHDRGLVAVGGNGKALPRERFLGEPNDGKITQKTIQHQLTTTYNFSPSVAVEAGVQYRDGSFRGQSTHNSVLVGTQLRRQLRIHDYTWNDLSGRIEVSFDGKLGGLEHQLRAGADAFTYEQRRVFYRFSPTAATPYAIDIFKPVYGQPKPVAALNQNLLEELRGQSLYLQDLVTLNSQFTLLVGVRQDWIRQTNTNHRNNTVTRQSPSQASPRAALTWAPSETFSAYVSWGRSFRYNQGADAAGGAFPPEKGESWEAGVKWDLASRLTGTASLFRIDKENILVNDPANGGFFIPVGAARSQGLEVEANLRLPAGITATAVYAYTDTEVTRDTRANLVGSHLSNIPLHSGGLYANWRSRGDAPGSVTLGGGVVYVGTRAGDDANTGFKLPDYVTIRANLAYQISKAVSLHLDVENLFDANYLESSYSDVWITPGAPRTVTGKLRVSF